From Canis lupus baileyi chromosome 16, mCanLup2.hap1, whole genome shotgun sequence, a single genomic window includes:
- the RSAD1 gene encoding radical S-adenosyl methionine domain-containing protein 1, mitochondrial — protein MLGAFIGIFSTIVPTNRLPLGISATSTPSPSALSFSPDFAALVAARPHSTEHIALGGQAAAASAPVPSRWRRSGEAPGPARRSGSRGGGARSRSAPSFRRRRGPAGRAPRAPVRPGRVSAASPSPGAVALPGARARGWAAAAAARAAQRRRRAEGARGPPSPRAALYVHWPYCEKRCSYCNFNKYIPRGVEEAAVRSCLVTEAQTLLRLSGVRRVESVFFGGGTPSLASPSTVAAVLEAVDQAAHLPADSEVTLEANPTSAPSSRLAAFGAAGVNRLSIGLQSLDDTELQLLGRTHSSRDALQTLAEARRLFPGRVSVDLMLGLPAQQVGPWLRQLRTLLGCCDDHISLYQLTLERGTELFTQVQRGTLSAPDPELAAEMYQEGRALLRDAGFRQYEVSNFARNGALSTHNWTYWQCGQYLGVGPGAHGRFAPQGAGDHTREARIQTLEPDNWMKEVMLFGHGTRRRIPLSKLELLEEVLAMGLRTDVGITHQHWQQFEPQLSLWDVFGASQEVKALLAQGILLLDHRGLRCSWEGLAVLDSLLLTLLPRLQDAWQQRAPSLVQGE, from the exons ATGCTAGGTGCTTTCATAGGCATTTTCTCTACCATAGTCCCTACCAA CCGGCTGCCCCTGGGAATTTCTGCAACTTCGACACCCAGCCCAAGtgccctctccttctcccctgacTTCGCGGCCCTTGTAGCAGCCCGGCCACACAGCACAGAGCACATTGCCCTG GGCGGACAGGCGGCTGCCGCGAGCGCGCCGGTGCCCAGCAGGTGGCGCCGCAGCGGCGAAGCCCCGGGCCCTGCCCGCCGGTCCGGGAGCCGCGGGGGGGGCGCGCGCTCACGCAGCGCCCCTTCcttccgccgccgccgcggcccggcCGGCCGGGCTCCGCGCGCTCCCGTGCGCCCCGGGCGCGTGTCCGCCGCGTCCCCGTCCCCCGGCGCCGTGGCGCTCCCCGGGGCCCGCGCCCGAggctgggcggcggcggcggcggccagagCGGCCCAGAGGCGCCGCCGCGCGGAGGGCGCGCGAGGACCCCCGAGCCCGCGCGCGGCGCTTTACGTGCAC TGGCCCTACTGCGAGAAGCGCTGCAGTTACTGCAACTTCAACAAGTACATCCCCCGTGGCGTGGAGGAGGCCGCCGTGCGGAGCTGTCTGGTGACTGAGGCGCAGACCCTGCTGCGACTCAGCGGCGTGCGGAG GGTGGAATCTGTGTTCTTTGGTGGGGGCACCCCCAGTCTGGCCAGTCCCAGCACCGTAGCCGCTGTCCTGGAGGCGGTGGACCAGGCAGCTCACCTGCCTGCAGACTCGGAAGTCACATTGGAGGCCAACCCCACTTCGGCTCCAAGCTCCAGGCTGGCGGCCTTTGGGGCAGCAGGGGTCAACAGGTTGTCCATCGGCCTCCAG TCCCTGGATGACACTGAGCTCCAGCTGCTGGGGCGAACACACTCATCCAGGGATGCTCTCCAGACACTGGCAGAGGCACGGCGCCTCTTCCCTGGGCGTGTATCTGTGGACCTGATGCTGGGGTTGCCCGCGCAGCAGGTGGGGCCATGGCTGAGGCAGCTGCGGACACTGCTGGGCTGCTGTGATGATCACATCTCCCTCTACCAGCTGACTCTGGAGCGGGGCACTGAGCTCTTCACCCAGGTGCAACGGGGTACCCTTTCTGCCCCTGACCCTGAGCTCGCTGCTGAGATGTACCAGGAGGGACGGGCGCTGCTTCGAGACGCTGGCTTCCGCCAGTATGAGGTCTCCAACTTTGCCCGGAAT GGGGCGCTTAGTACCCACAATTGGACTTACTGGCAGTGCGGTCAGTACCTTGGCGTGGGGCCTG GGGCCCATGGGCGATTTGCACCCCAGGGGGCCGGGGACCACACCCGAGAGGCTCGGATTCAGACCCTGGAGCCGGACAACTGGATGAAAGAAGTGATGCTGTTCGGGCATGGCACCCGGAGACGCATCCCCCTGAGCAAGCTGGAGCT GCTGGAGGAAGTTTTGGCCATGGGGCTACGTACAGACGTGGGGATCACTCACCAG CACTGGCAGCAGTTTGAGCCCCAGCTGAGCCTATGGGACGTGTTTGGAGCAAGCCAGGAGGTGAAGGCTTTGCTGGCGCAGGGCATCTTGCTGCTGGATCACAG GGGTCTTCGGTGTTCCTGGGAAGGTCTGGCTGTGCTAGACTCTCTGTTGCTGACTCTCCTGCCTCGACTCCAAGACGCCTGGCAGCAGAGAGCCCCTTCTCTTGTGCAAGGAGAATGA